The bacterium genome includes a region encoding these proteins:
- a CDS encoding ferredoxin family protein, with amino-acid sequence MPLFEPAKAKKQLPPSDKWSVTVEKNFCKACRFCIDVCPVDVFRWSTEVNTIGWFPIEVAHEANCVGCMLCYQVCPDFVINVEPKKTKAPREGAA; translated from the coding sequence GTGCCGCTGTTTGAGCCCGCGAAAGCGAAGAAACAGCTGCCCCCCTCCGACAAGTGGAGCGTCACCGTCGAAAAGAATTTCTGTAAGGCCTGCCGGTTCTGCATCGACGTGTGTCCCGTCGACGTGTTCCGGTGGAGCACAGAGGTCAACACGATCGGCTGGTTCCCCATCGAGGTGGCGCACGAAGCGAACTGCGTCGGCTGCATGCTCTGTTACCAGGTCTGTCCCGACTTCGTGATCAACGTCGAGCCGAAAAAGACGAAGGCCCCTCGGGAGGGCGCGGCGTGA